A window from Bordetella petrii encodes these proteins:
- the pap gene encoding polyphosphate:AMP phosphotransferase, whose translation MFDEAKSDPSLSKDAYEAHEARLRVALLKAQYSRLERADRALLVVVAGIDGAGKGATINLLNEWMDPRHIKTMAFGPPEADELERPPMWRYWNELPAKGRTGIVFGSWYVPLLREAARKKPRRRHVEAHVEAIRRFEAVLAAEGVQIIKLWFHLSAQAQADRTRRLLASPETAWQVTRADRKVHKKYHRLCDAGRLAIGLTDGAHAPWTIIPSADDRLRAVRSSEAVLAALRRRAAPRVVSGFAGPPPKPVRPARRLDDIDYQARIDKDDYESVLGLLQGRLAEAARSGAFRKRSLVLVFEGQDAAGKGGTIRRVTHALDARQYDINPISVPAPHELARPYLWRFWRRLPRQGRIAIFDRSWYGRVLVERVEGLARPAEWRRAYAEINDFEQQLAGHGAIVLKFWLAITPDVQLERFRERQQSPFKHFKITADDWRNRKKWREYAAAANDMLARTDSAQAPWHVVPSNDKRYARVQVLRHIVDALENSL comes from the coding sequence ATGTTCGACGAAGCGAAATCCGACCCGTCACTGTCCAAGGATGCCTACGAAGCCCATGAAGCGCGCCTGCGCGTGGCCCTGCTGAAGGCGCAGTACAGCCGGCTCGAGCGCGCCGACCGGGCGCTGCTGGTGGTGGTGGCCGGCATCGACGGGGCCGGCAAGGGGGCCACCATCAACCTGCTGAACGAATGGATGGACCCGCGCCACATCAAGACCATGGCGTTCGGGCCGCCCGAGGCCGATGAGCTCGAGCGGCCGCCGATGTGGCGCTACTGGAACGAACTGCCGGCCAAGGGCCGCACCGGCATTGTGTTCGGGTCCTGGTATGTGCCGCTGCTGCGCGAAGCGGCCCGCAAGAAGCCTCGCCGGCGGCACGTCGAGGCGCATGTCGAGGCCATCCGCCGCTTCGAGGCCGTGCTGGCGGCCGAGGGCGTGCAGATCATCAAACTGTGGTTTCACCTGTCGGCCCAGGCCCAGGCCGATCGCACCCGGCGCCTGCTGGCCAGCCCCGAAACCGCCTGGCAGGTGACCCGGGCCGACCGCAAGGTGCACAAGAAATACCACCGGCTGTGCGACGCCGGCCGCCTGGCCATCGGCCTGACCGATGGCGCCCATGCGCCCTGGACCATCATCCCCAGCGCCGACGACCGCCTGCGCGCGGTGCGCAGCAGCGAAGCCGTGCTGGCGGCGCTGCGCCGGCGCGCCGCGCCGCGGGTGGTGTCCGGCTTTGCCGGGCCGCCGCCCAAGCCGGTGCGCCCGGCCCGCCGGCTCGACGACATCGACTACCAGGCGCGGATCGACAAAGACGACTACGAATCCGTGCTGGGCCTGCTGCAGGGCCGGCTGGCCGAGGCGGCGCGCTCGGGCGCATTCCGCAAGCGCAGCCTGGTGCTGGTATTCGAAGGGCAGGATGCCGCCGGCAAGGGCGGCACCATCCGCCGCGTCACCCACGCGCTGGACGCGCGGCAATACGATATCAACCCCATCAGCGTGCCGGCCCCGCACGAACTGGCGCGGCCTTATCTGTGGCGCTTCTGGCGCCGCCTGCCCCGGCAGGGCCGCATCGCCATCTTCGACCGTTCCTGGTACGGCCGGGTGCTGGTCGAGCGGGTCGAGGGCCTGGCCCGGCCGGCCGAATGGCGCCGCGCCTATGCCGAGATCAACGACTTCGAGCAACAGCTGGCCGGCCATGGCGCCATCGTGCTGAAGTTCTGGCTGGCCATCACGCCCGACGTGCAGCTGGAACGCTTCCGCGAGCGCCAGCAGTCGCCTTTCAAGCATTTCAAGATCACCGCCGACGACTGGCGCAACCGCAAGAAATGGCGCGAATACGCCGCCGCCGCCAACGACATGCTGGCGCGCACCGATTCGGCCCAGGCGCCGTGGCATGTGGTGCCGTCCAACGACAAGCGCTATGCACGTGTGCAGGTGCTGCGGCACATCGTCGACGCCCTGGAAAATTCTCTCTGA
- a CDS encoding Crp/Fnr family transcriptional regulator, with protein MQLADSLHLAAAWFRVLTDAQQSRVERDIAVQSAQAGTIIERKGELAQVWIGVLAGLVKVSVGNAEGKVASLTGVPAGGWIGEGSLLKREVRKYDVVALRDSVVARLPAATFDWLLDTSIPFNRYLLHQLNERVAQFIGKAEYDRLLDPDARVARCLAELFNPLLYPGMGMRLAITQEEVGYLARVSRQRANQALGKLEEAGLLRVEYGAVRVLDLDGLKGYGADVSGE; from the coding sequence ATGCAGCTAGCCGATTCCCTGCACCTTGCCGCGGCCTGGTTCCGCGTCTTGACCGACGCGCAGCAGTCGCGCGTCGAGCGGGACATCGCGGTGCAATCGGCGCAGGCTGGCACGATCATAGAACGCAAGGGCGAACTCGCACAGGTATGGATCGGGGTGCTGGCCGGCCTGGTGAAGGTATCGGTGGGCAATGCCGAAGGCAAGGTCGCCTCGCTGACGGGCGTGCCGGCCGGGGGCTGGATCGGCGAGGGCTCGCTGCTCAAGCGCGAGGTGCGCAAGTACGATGTGGTGGCGCTGCGCGATTCGGTCGTGGCGCGTCTGCCGGCGGCCACCTTCGACTGGCTGCTGGACACCAGCATTCCGTTCAACCGCTATCTGCTGCACCAGCTGAACGAGCGCGTGGCGCAGTTCATCGGCAAGGCTGAATACGACCGCCTGCTGGACCCGGACGCCCGCGTGGCGCGCTGCCTGGCCGAACTGTTCAACCCCCTGCTGTACCCCGGCATGGGGATGCGGCTGGCCATCACCCAGGAAGAAGTCGGCTACCTGGCGCGCGTATCGCGGCAGCGGGCCAACCAGGCGCTGGGCAAGCTGGAAGAAGCGGGGCTGCTTAGGGTGGAATACGGGGCGGTGCGGGTGCTCGACCTCGACGGCCTCAAAGGATATGGGGCGGATGTTTCTGGCGAGTGA